In Kocuria turfanensis, a single genomic region encodes these proteins:
- a CDS encoding McrB family protein, whose amino-acid sequence MATTETADHAEISPDDPFSWVPFYEAVATRLFEYQEDRPALATMYRTIWSDAGYKVHQDRYSDGTVGPVRDMCPFTFMWMFNRGNRRARIATNVRERLGIDAPAPMSFAGASVTHFHQAWWFQYEKDRKDQIELFWHVFSAGCAWANDLNDSTREGEFRNALASVLRGTNLGWRVATGLFRARPHVFYPLEKSHVNLAREIFGLEVPGPKTASAVDAYVDLLRQVQEYVSSPDAEHPNIAAMSHDAEKRWPSVNKEKKFQVPETRVTSVIAEAEAHSNPDGDSGYGIEHLIADGCFLPRSEIQSVLHTLRHKKNVILQGAPGTGKTWLAQRLGWILAGERRSDTVRVVQFHPNTSYEDFVRGYRPQATRDGAAGLALKDGPFLRLADRARVDVDLDHVMVIEEINRGNPARSLGEMLTLIEASKRSEEHAMSLTYSREIEDEEDEEVVWLPPNLHVVGTMNIADRSLALVDLALRRRFSFITVEPQLNEAWMQWTTARISSRGVDAGRFVRVVKAGIEELNEQIRTDPSLGPNFVIGHSFVTPVDVVDDAWGWFHEQVETSIRPLLHEYWFDNPERADEASDRLLAARA is encoded by the coding sequence GTGGCCACGACGGAGACTGCTGACCACGCGGAGATTTCGCCTGATGATCCCTTCTCCTGGGTTCCGTTCTACGAGGCCGTGGCCACCCGGCTGTTTGAGTATCAGGAGGACCGGCCCGCGCTTGCGACGATGTACCGAACGATCTGGTCGGATGCCGGGTACAAGGTCCATCAGGACAGGTACTCGGACGGAACGGTGGGGCCTGTCCGCGACATGTGCCCGTTCACGTTCATGTGGATGTTCAACAGAGGCAATCGTCGCGCTCGCATCGCGACGAACGTCAGGGAACGCCTTGGAATCGACGCGCCTGCCCCAATGAGCTTCGCGGGCGCCTCCGTGACGCACTTCCACCAAGCGTGGTGGTTCCAGTACGAGAAAGACCGCAAGGACCAGATCGAACTCTTCTGGCACGTCTTCAGTGCTGGTTGCGCATGGGCAAACGATCTTAACGACTCCACCAGGGAGGGGGAGTTCCGCAACGCTCTGGCATCAGTGCTTCGAGGAACCAACCTGGGGTGGAGAGTCGCCACGGGGCTTTTCCGCGCCCGCCCGCATGTCTTCTATCCCCTCGAAAAGAGTCATGTGAACCTTGCGCGTGAGATATTCGGACTTGAAGTACCCGGCCCCAAGACTGCGAGCGCCGTGGACGCCTACGTGGATCTGCTTCGCCAGGTACAGGAGTACGTGTCCTCTCCTGACGCTGAGCATCCCAACATCGCGGCCATGTCCCATGACGCTGAGAAAAGGTGGCCGTCCGTGAACAAAGAAAAGAAGTTTCAGGTGCCAGAAACCCGGGTGACGTCTGTAATCGCGGAGGCGGAGGCGCACTCGAATCCCGACGGAGACTCGGGGTATGGGATTGAGCACCTCATCGCGGACGGGTGCTTTCTGCCGCGATCGGAGATCCAGTCCGTTCTTCATACGTTGCGGCACAAGAAGAACGTCATCCTGCAGGGAGCTCCCGGAACGGGCAAGACCTGGCTGGCGCAACGGCTCGGGTGGATCCTCGCGGGCGAACGTCGGTCGGACACGGTCCGGGTCGTGCAGTTCCACCCCAACACCTCCTACGAGGACTTCGTCCGGGGATATAGGCCGCAGGCCACCAGGGATGGGGCGGCCGGGTTGGCCCTCAAGGACGGGCCTTTCCTGCGCCTGGCCGACCGGGCACGGGTGGATGTCGATCTCGACCACGTCATGGTGATCGAAGAGATCAACCGCGGCAACCCGGCCCGCTCCCTCGGCGAGATGCTCACGCTGATTGAGGCCTCCAAGCGGTCCGAGGAGCATGCCATGAGTCTCACTTACTCTCGGGAGATTGAAGATGAGGAAGATGAAGAGGTGGTGTGGTTGCCGCCGAACCTGCACGTGGTCGGCACGATGAACATCGCCGACCGTTCGCTGGCGCTGGTGGACCTGGCGCTGCGCCGCCGGTTCTCCTTCATCACCGTCGAACCCCAGCTCAATGAGGCGTGGATGCAGTGGACGACCGCCCGCATCAGCAGCCGGGGCGTGGATGCGGGGAGATTCGTCCGAGTGGTGAAGGCCGGCATCGAGGAGCTGAACGAGCAGATCCGAACGGATCCTTCGCTGGGTCCGAACTTCGTGATCGGCCACAGCTTCGTGACGCCCGTGGACGTCGTCGACGACGCCTGGGGCTGGTTCCACGAGCAGGTGGAGACTTCCATCCGCCCATTGCTCCACGAGTACTGGTTCGACAACCCCGAGCGCGCGGACGAAGCATCGGACCGGTTGCTCGCCGCCCGGGCATGA
- a CDS encoding 5-methylcytosine restriction system specificity protein McrC, with product MDESDDDSVGVVVGEGSTQIPVRNLWLLYLYASELYQHLSASERVQAESNPTALADLAARILLAEVRSRMRRGLTPGYVARHEVLTHVRDRVDQITTARGMLLERGRVACDFEELTVDTPRNRYVCAALLTAARWLGATRVLRSADPSRTSALAHDCRSVAADLQRVGVTAERPDPLTPRKQTYSHFDSDDRRMVAAAQLLLELALPSHSTGRMALRGLDWSQRSLRRLFEAAVRGFYAVHLRPEGWSVDKQQLRWPSSSSDAMDALLPVMEADVVLEHRRHRRRIVLDTKFTTAFSKQFGHRGGGLRSDHLYQLYTYVRSQEGEVADDMRTEGVLLYPATEQVPELDVTTRMHGHEFRVLTVDLAADASDIHTGLLSVVSP from the coding sequence ATGGACGAGTCCGACGACGACAGCGTGGGCGTCGTCGTCGGCGAAGGCTCCACCCAAATCCCGGTCCGCAACCTCTGGCTGCTCTACCTGTACGCCTCGGAGCTCTACCAGCACCTGTCCGCGTCCGAGCGTGTCCAGGCGGAGAGCAATCCCACCGCGCTCGCGGATCTGGCGGCCCGGATCCTCTTGGCCGAGGTCCGGAGCCGGATGCGACGCGGGCTGACGCCGGGATATGTCGCCCGGCACGAGGTCCTGACGCACGTGCGGGACCGGGTGGACCAGATCACCACTGCACGCGGCATGCTGCTGGAGCGCGGACGGGTCGCCTGCGACTTCGAGGAGCTCACGGTGGACACCCCGCGCAACCGCTATGTCTGCGCCGCGCTCCTGACGGCCGCACGGTGGCTGGGGGCCACGAGAGTCCTGCGGTCTGCAGATCCGTCCCGCACCTCGGCCCTAGCCCACGACTGCCGCTCCGTGGCGGCCGACCTGCAACGCGTCGGTGTCACCGCCGAGCGTCCCGATCCGCTGACGCCGCGGAAGCAGACCTACAGCCACTTCGACAGCGACGACCGCAGGATGGTCGCCGCCGCCCAGCTCCTGCTGGAGCTGGCCCTGCCCAGCCACTCGACGGGCCGCATGGCGCTCCGCGGGCTCGACTGGTCGCAGCGCAGCCTCCGCCGACTGTTCGAGGCGGCGGTCCGGGGGTTCTACGCCGTGCACCTGCGGCCGGAGGGATGGTCCGTGGACAAGCAGCAACTCCGCTGGCCGTCGTCGTCATCGGATGCCATGGATGCGCTCCTGCCCGTGATGGAGGCGGACGTGGTCCTCGAGCACCGGCGGCATCGACGGCGGATCGTGCTCGACACCAAGTTCACCACCGCCTTCTCGAAGCAGTTCGGGCACCGCGGCGGAGGGCTCCGCTCGGACCACCTCTACCAGCTGTACACGTACGTCCGGAGCCAGGAGGGCGAGGTCGCGGACGACATGCGCACCGAGGGGGTATTGCTGTATCCGGCGACGGAGCAGGTGCCCGAGCTCGACGTGACGACGCGGATGCACGGGCATGAGTTCCGAGTGCTCACCGTTGACTTGGCGGCCGACGCGAGTGATATCCATACCGGATTGTTGTCCGTCGTTTCACCATGA